The following coding sequences lie in one Streptomyces venezuelae genomic window:
- a CDS encoding glycosyltransferase family 87 protein: MAGMPSADPSAETPRTSAYEPVSPQEQEPVRPTREDEVARSGSELVGGPVGRRVLFAASWWTPVRTIALVALGMFALGMIQKMPCYNGAWFFGASSQYTHACYSDIPHLYQGRGFADGLVPYFDRLPGDMEYLEYPVLTGVFMEMASWVTPGSGSIQHQEKIYWMVNAGILMACTAVIAVCVARTHRRRPWDGLLVALAPAFALTATINWDLLAVALTAAAMLMWSRSRPVAFGVLLGLATAAKLYPVLILGPLLILCWRAGRWRAFGTALLGTVGAWLVVNLPVMLLANDGWSKFYTFSQERGVDFGSFWLILSQRMDSPLSTDTANTLATALMLLACMGVGALGLTAPRRPRFVQLAFLVVAAFILTNKVYSPQYVLWLIPLAALARPRWRDFLIWQACEVAYFLGIWLYLAYTTSGDAHKGLPTEGYQLAIVVHLLGTLYLCAVVVRDILLPERDVVRLAGDDDPSGGVLDGSRDVFVLGTAGNRPRAALHTVEGPAVKWGSAADMPR; encoded by the coding sequence ATGGCGGGCATGCCCAGTGCAGACCCCAGCGCAGAGACGCCGCGCACGAGCGCGTACGAGCCTGTGAGCCCGCAGGAGCAGGAGCCGGTACGTCCCACGAGAGAGGACGAGGTCGCCCGGTCCGGCAGCGAGCTGGTGGGCGGCCCGGTCGGCCGGAGAGTGCTGTTCGCGGCGTCCTGGTGGACCCCCGTGCGCACCATCGCCCTCGTCGCGCTCGGCATGTTCGCGCTCGGGATGATCCAGAAGATGCCGTGCTACAACGGCGCCTGGTTCTTCGGTGCCAGCTCGCAGTACACGCACGCGTGCTACTCCGACATCCCGCACCTCTATCAGGGACGCGGCTTCGCCGACGGTCTGGTGCCGTACTTCGACCGGCTGCCCGGCGACATGGAGTACCTCGAGTACCCGGTGCTCACCGGCGTGTTCATGGAGATGGCGTCCTGGGTGACGCCCGGCAGCGGATCCATCCAGCACCAGGAGAAGATCTACTGGATGGTCAACGCCGGGATACTGATGGCCTGCACCGCGGTCATCGCCGTGTGCGTCGCCCGCACCCACCGGCGCCGCCCCTGGGACGGCCTCCTCGTCGCCCTCGCGCCGGCCTTCGCGCTGACCGCCACCATCAACTGGGACCTGCTCGCCGTGGCCCTCACGGCCGCCGCGATGCTGATGTGGTCACGCTCGCGCCCTGTCGCCTTCGGTGTGCTCCTCGGGCTCGCCACGGCCGCCAAGCTGTATCCGGTGCTCATCCTGGGGCCGCTGCTGATCCTGTGCTGGCGCGCGGGCAGATGGCGGGCGTTCGGCACCGCGCTGCTGGGCACGGTGGGCGCCTGGCTGGTCGTGAACCTGCCGGTGATGCTGCTCGCGAACGACGGATGGTCGAAGTTCTACACGTTCAGCCAGGAACGCGGCGTCGACTTCGGGTCCTTCTGGCTGATCCTCTCCCAGCGGATGGACTCGCCGTTGAGCACCGACACGGCCAACACCCTGGCCACCGCGCTGATGCTGCTCGCCTGCATGGGCGTCGGCGCCCTGGGGCTCACCGCGCCACGACGTCCGCGCTTCGTACAGCTGGCCTTCCTGGTGGTCGCGGCCTTCATCCTGACCAACAAGGTCTACTCGCCGCAGTACGTCCTGTGGCTGATCCCTCTCGCCGCTCTCGCCCGGCCGCGCTGGCGCGACTTCCTGATCTGGCAGGCGTGCGAGGTCGCGTACTTCCTCGGGATCTGGCTCTACCTGGCGTACACGACGAGCGGAGACGCCCACAAGGGGCTCCCGACCGAGGGGTACCAGCTCGCCATCGTCGTGCACCTCCTGGGCACGCTGTATCTGTGCGCCGTGGTGGTGCGCGACATTCTGCTGCCCGAGCGGGACGTGGTGCGGCTGGCCGGGGATGACGACCCCTCAGGGGGCGTCCTGGACGGCTCGCGGGACGTCTTCGTGCTGGGCACCGCGGGGAATCGGCCCCGGGCCGCCCTGCACACCGTGGAGGGCCCCGCCGTGAAGTGGGGATCAGCGGCCGACATGCCGCGCTGA
- a CDS encoding MFS transporter yields MAVVGDLRILLRLRDFRRLLTVRLISQGADGVYQVALATYVVFSPEKQASPGAIASAMAMLLLPYSLVGPFAGVLLDRWPRRQVFLYGNLLRAALASLTAVLMLSDVPVWLFYASALCVTAVNRFVLAGLSAALPRVVDADRLVLANSLSPTAGTLAATVGGGLAFVIRLVASDSDAAVVLCGATLYLCAALASLRMARELLGPDPDLVQPRLATALAGTARGLGAGVRHLRQRPAAARALAAMTVLRFCYGALTVMVLMLCRYAWTSTEADGLALLGLAVGVSGAGFFVAAVVTPAAVGRLGPGGWIVACAATAALLEPALGLPFEPAPLLVAAFLLGLTTQGAKIATDTVVQSAVDDGFRGRVFSIYDVLFNVAFVGAAGVAALMLPPDGRSVPLVLVVALLYAAVAGGMARFGAQ; encoded by the coding sequence ATGGCTGTCGTCGGTGACCTGCGGATACTGCTGCGGCTGCGGGACTTCCGGCGGCTGCTCACCGTACGGCTGATCTCCCAGGGCGCGGACGGCGTCTACCAGGTCGCGCTCGCCACGTACGTCGTCTTCTCCCCGGAGAAACAGGCCTCGCCCGGAGCGATCGCCTCCGCCATGGCCATGCTGCTCCTCCCGTACTCCCTGGTCGGCCCCTTCGCCGGCGTCCTCCTGGACCGCTGGCCGCGCCGCCAGGTCTTCCTCTACGGCAACCTCCTGCGGGCCGCCCTGGCGTCCCTGACCGCCGTCCTGATGCTGAGCGACGTCCCCGTCTGGCTCTTCTACGCCTCCGCCCTCTGCGTCACGGCCGTCAACCGCTTCGTCCTCGCGGGGCTCTCGGCCGCGCTGCCCAGGGTGGTCGACGCCGACCGGCTGGTCCTCGCGAACTCCCTCTCGCCGACCGCGGGCACGCTCGCGGCGACCGTGGGCGGTGGCCTCGCCTTCGTGATCCGTCTGGTGGCCTCGGACTCGGATGCGGCCGTGGTCCTCTGTGGCGCCACCCTGTACCTGTGCGCGGCGCTCGCCTCGCTCCGCATGGCGCGCGAGCTGCTCGGCCCCGACCCGGACCTGGTCCAGCCCCGGCTCGCGACCGCGCTGGCCGGTACGGCACGAGGTCTGGGAGCCGGAGTGCGACACCTCAGGCAGCGCCCGGCGGCCGCCCGCGCGCTGGCCGCCATGACGGTGCTGCGGTTCTGCTATGGCGCGCTGACCGTCATGGTCCTGATGCTGTGCCGGTACGCCTGGACGTCGACGGAGGCCGACGGGCTCGCGCTGCTCGGCCTGGCCGTTGGGGTCTCGGGCGCGGGGTTCTTCGTGGCGGCCGTGGTCACGCCCGCAGCGGTGGGCCGCCTTGGCCCGGGTGGCTGGATCGTCGCCTGTGCGGCCACGGCGGCACTCCTCGAACCCGCACTCGGCCTCCCCTTCGAACCCGCCCCTCTCCTCGTCGCCGCTTTCCTCCTGGGCCTGACGACCCAGGGCGCGAAAATCGCCACGGACACGGTGGTGCAGTCCGCGGTGGACGATGGCTTCCGCGGACGGGTCTTCTCGATCTACGACGTGCTCTTCAACGTGGCATTCGTGGGCGCGGCGGGTGTGGCGGCCCTGATGCTCCCCCCGGACGGCCGCTCGGTCCCGCTGGTCCTGGTGGTCGCTCTGCTCTACGCGGCGGTTGCTGGCGGTATGGCCCGTTTCGGCGCGCAATAA
- a CDS encoding inositol-3-phosphate synthase: MGSVRVAIVGVGNCAASLVQGVEYYKDADPDTKVPGLMHVQFGDYHVGDVEFVAAFDVDAKKVGLDLSDAIGASENNTIKICDVPNKGVTVQRGHTYDGLGKYYRQTIEESDEAPVDIVQTLKDRQVDVLVCYLPVGSEDAAKFYAQCAIDAKVAFVNALPVFIAGTKEWADKFTEAGVPIVGDDIKSQVGATITHRVMAKLFEDRGVRLERTMQLNVGGNMDFKNMLERDRLESKKISKTQAVTSQIPDRELGEKNVHIGPSDYVAWLDDRKWAYVRLEGRAFGDVPLNLEYKLEVWDSPNSAGVIIDALRAAKIAKDRGIGGPILSASSYFMKSPPVQYFDDEAYANVEKFIKGEVER; this comes from the coding sequence ATGGGTTCGGTTCGCGTAGCCATCGTCGGCGTGGGCAACTGCGCCGCCTCGCTGGTCCAGGGCGTCGAGTACTACAAGGACGCAGACCCGGACACCAAGGTCCCGGGCCTGATGCACGTCCAGTTCGGCGACTACCACGTCGGAGACGTCGAGTTCGTCGCCGCGTTCGACGTCGACGCGAAGAAGGTCGGCCTCGACCTCTCGGACGCCATCGGCGCCAGCGAGAACAACACCATCAAGATCTGCGACGTGCCGAACAAGGGCGTCACCGTCCAGCGCGGCCACACCTACGACGGCCTGGGCAAGTACTACCGCCAGACCATCGAGGAGTCCGACGAGGCCCCGGTCGACATCGTCCAGACCCTCAAGGACCGCCAGGTCGACGTCCTCGTCTGCTACCTGCCCGTCGGTTCCGAGGACGCCGCGAAGTTCTACGCGCAGTGCGCCATCGACGCCAAGGTCGCGTTCGTCAACGCTCTCCCGGTCTTCATCGCCGGCACCAAGGAGTGGGCGGACAAGTTCACCGAGGCCGGTGTCCCGATCGTCGGCGACGACATCAAGTCGCAGGTCGGCGCCACCATCACGCACCGCGTGATGGCGAAGCTGTTCGAGGACCGCGGTGTCCGTCTCGAGCGCACCATGCAGCTCAACGTCGGCGGCAACATGGACTTCAAGAACATGCTCGAGCGCGACCGCCTCGAGTCGAAGAAGATCTCGAAGACGCAGGCCGTCACCTCGCAGATCCCGGACCGCGAGCTGGGCGAGAAGAACGTCCACATCGGCCCGTCCGACTACGTCGCGTGGCTCGACGACCGCAAGTGGGCGTACGTCCGCCTCGAGGGTCGCGCCTTCGGTGACGTCCCGCTGAACCTGGAGTACAAGCTCGAGGTCTGGGACTCCCCGAACTCGGCCGGCGTCATCATCGACGCCCTGCGCGCCGCGAAGATCGCCAAGGACCGCGGCATCGGTGGCCCGATCCTGTCGGCGTCCTCGTACTTCATGAAGTCCCCGCCGGTGCAGTACTTCGACGACGAGGCCTACGCGAACGTCGAGAAGTTCATCAAGGGCGAGGTCGAGCGCTAA
- a CDS encoding PadR family transcriptional regulator, whose translation MSRRSGILEFAVLGLLRESPMHGYELRKRLNTSLGVFRAFSYGTLYPCLKTLVANGWLIEESGSTPEDALAAPLAGRRAKIVYRLTAEGKEHFEDLLSQTGPDAYEDEHFAARFAFFGQTSRDVRMRVLEGRRSRLEERLEKMRASLARTRERLDDYTLELQRHGMESVEREVRWLNELIESERAGRDQQRSAPGSSAQQNSTSGESAGLPRRRENDPPPDPSDDPAK comes from the coding sequence ATGAGCAGGCGCTCCGGCATCCTGGAATTCGCCGTCCTCGGTCTGCTCCGCGAATCCCCGATGCACGGCTATGAGCTGCGCAAACGACTCAATACATCGCTGGGAGTTTTCCGGGCCTTCAGCTACGGGACGCTCTACCCGTGCCTCAAGACGCTGGTCGCCAACGGCTGGTTGATCGAGGAGTCGGGCAGCACCCCCGAAGACGCCCTGGCGGCTCCGCTCGCGGGACGTCGCGCCAAGATCGTCTATCGATTGACGGCGGAAGGTAAGGAGCACTTCGAGGATCTGCTCTCGCAGACCGGCCCCGACGCGTACGAGGACGAGCACTTCGCCGCCCGCTTCGCCTTCTTCGGGCAGACCTCGCGAGATGTCCGGATGCGGGTGCTCGAGGGCCGCCGCAGCCGCCTCGAAGAGCGCCTGGAGAAGATGCGCGCCTCCCTGGCCCGTACCCGGGAGCGCCTGGACGACTACACGCTTGAGCTGCAGCGGCACGGCATGGAGTCCGTGGAGCGCGAAGTGCGCTGGCTGAACGAGCTCATCGAGAGCGAGCGAGCGGGGCGGGACCAGCAACGGTCCGCCCCCGGCAGCTCCGCTCAGCAGAACAGCACATCTGGGGAGTCGGCGGGCCTGCCCCGGCGGCGGGAGAACGACCCGCCGCCGGATCCGTCCGATGACCCCGCCAAATGA
- a CDS encoding transglycosylase domain-containing protein has translation MSEHRRKPPQPQGGGRAAARRGTPGAPSGRRAAPRGDTGSPSASYGGPGPGSGAPDDGGRPPGGRAEARRAAQRSGSVGAGGGRRRAPDGGGRAGGGGGRRGGGGSGGSSGPGRGRGRGAEPPRKKRFIDYPRAGKFGARRWVPSWRLVTGVFLGFFGGLMAVAGISYALVEVPEVDKAAKAQNNVYYWADGKQMVATGGERNRQIIDYDDIPKEMRFAVMSAENKTFEDDKGVDPMGITRALVNMAKGGQTQGGSTITQQYVKNARLGDQSQTFTRKFKELFISIKVGRTVSKEDIMAGYLNTAYYGRGAYGIQAAARAYFNKEASELDPSQCALLATVLKGATYYDPAGYPEIDPAANKQDNTARAKKRWAWILDEEVKDGRLTSEQRAKYTKFPKLQNPRSNMDLAGQTGYLVDLAKAYVIRNTNITAEQLQRGGYEIHTTFERKKVNELENAVNKVRKEKIKPKVRPEKDTHVQFGGASVDPKDGAIKAIYGGEDATKHFTNNADQTGAQVGSTYKPFVLAAAFKYGVRDPDGPEEQSESERTIVNPKSLYSGKNELKIQKYNGQIWTDRDGNQWNQKNDGNQSYNRPTFQIDLREAMRESVNSAYVQLGMDVGLDKVKEAAMDAGLKDDSSMAGATYPSFSLGTSSPSAIRMAGAYSTFAASGKQNEPYSVKEVEHEGDTVYRHEKQTKQAFSPEVADNVTDVLRTVVEKGTGTSAKLAGRQVAGKTGTTDGNKSAWFVGYTPQLSTAVSMYRLDDDETNKKRKFLEMFGTGGEEKIHGASFPAQIWQDYMEQALKGKPVVNFPVPGPIGKVVGETPPPPPTPTKTEEPEETKSPTPTETEPTKPPSESPDPEESCDPFDWDCKHNGGQENGGADGGVDGGPGGESPPPTEDPVGGGGPNGSNGNGNGGGGIFGGPSD, from the coding sequence ATGAGCGAGCACCGTCGCAAACCGCCGCAGCCGCAGGGCGGCGGACGCGCCGCGGCCAGGCGCGGCACCCCAGGGGCGCCGTCCGGTCGACGCGCGGCACCGCGGGGCGACACAGGATCACCCTCTGCCTCCTATGGAGGACCGGGGCCCGGTTCCGGGGCGCCCGACGACGGGGGCCGCCCCCCTGGCGGCAGGGCCGAGGCCCGGCGCGCCGCACAGCGCAGCGGTTCGGTCGGCGCGGGCGGCGGACGCCGCAGGGCGCCCGACGGCGGTGGGCGTGCGGGCGGCGGTGGCGGTCGTCGTGGCGGTGGCGGGTCCGGCGGATCGTCCGGTCCCGGCCGTGGCAGGGGCCGAGGCGCGGAGCCTCCCCGTAAGAAGCGGTTCATCGACTACCCGCGAGCGGGCAAGTTCGGCGCGCGCCGCTGGGTGCCCTCGTGGCGTCTGGTCACCGGTGTGTTCCTCGGCTTCTTCGGCGGTCTGATGGCGGTCGCCGGCATCTCGTACGCCCTGGTGGAGGTGCCGGAGGTCGACAAGGCGGCCAAGGCCCAGAACAACGTCTATTACTGGGCCGACGGCAAGCAGATGGTCGCGACCGGTGGTGAGCGCAACCGCCAGATCATCGACTACGACGACATCCCCAAGGAGATGCGCTTCGCCGTCATGTCGGCGGAGAACAAGACGTTCGAGGACGACAAGGGCGTCGACCCGATGGGCATCACCCGTGCTCTGGTCAACATGGCCAAGGGCGGGCAGACGCAGGGTGGCTCCACGATCACCCAGCAGTACGTGAAGAACGCGCGGCTCGGCGATCAGTCGCAGACGTTCACGAGGAAGTTCAAAGAGCTCTTCATCTCGATAAAGGTCGGCCGGACGGTGTCCAAGGAGGACATCATGGCCGGTTACCTCAATACCGCTTATTACGGGCGCGGGGCCTACGGCATCCAGGCGGCGGCCCGGGCGTACTTCAACAAGGAAGCCAGCGAGCTGGACCCGAGCCAGTGCGCGCTCCTGGCGACCGTGCTGAAGGGCGCCACGTACTACGACCCGGCCGGCTACCCCGAGATCGATCCCGCGGCCAACAAGCAGGACAACACCGCGCGTGCCAAGAAGCGCTGGGCGTGGATCCTCGACGAGGAGGTCAAGGACGGCCGCCTGACGAGCGAGCAGCGCGCCAAGTACACCAAGTTCCCGAAGCTCCAGAACCCGCGGTCGAACATGGACTTGGCAGGTCAGACCGGCTACCTCGTGGACCTGGCCAAGGCGTACGTCATCAGGAACACCAACATCACCGCCGAGCAGCTCCAGCGGGGCGGCTACGAGATCCACACGACCTTCGAGAGGAAGAAGGTCAACGAGCTCGAGAACGCGGTGAACAAGGTCCGCAAGGAGAAGATCAAGCCGAAGGTGCGGCCGGAGAAGGACACGCACGTTCAGTTCGGCGGGGCCTCGGTGGACCCGAAGGACGGCGCGATCAAGGCCATCTACGGCGGTGAGGACGCGACCAAGCACTTCACCAACAACGCCGACCAGACCGGTGCCCAGGTCGGTTCGACGTACAAGCCGTTCGTGCTGGCCGCCGCGTTCAAGTACGGCGTGCGCGACCCGGACGGGCCGGAGGAGCAGAGCGAGTCCGAGCGCACCATCGTCAACCCGAAGAGCCTCTACAGCGGCAAGAACGAGCTGAAGATCCAGAAGTACAACGGCCAGATCTGGACGGACCGCGACGGCAATCAGTGGAACCAGAAGAACGACGGCAACCAGTCCTACAACCGTCCCACCTTCCAGATCGACCTGCGTGAGGCGATGCGGGAGTCGGTCAACTCGGCCTATGTACAGCTCGGCATGGACGTCGGCCTGGACAAGGTGAAGGAGGCCGCCATGGACGCCGGCCTCAAGGACGACAGCTCCATGGCCGGTGCCACCTACCCGTCCTTCTCCCTCGGCACCTCGTCGCCGAGCGCGATCCGGATGGCCGGTGCGTACTCCACCTTCGCGGCGAGCGGCAAGCAGAACGAGCCGTACTCGGTCAAGGAGGTCGAGCACGAGGGCGACACGGTCTACCGGCACGAGAAGCAGACCAAGCAGGCCTTCAGCCCCGAGGTCGCCGACAACGTGACCGATGTGCTGCGGACCGTCGTGGAGAAGGGCACCGGTACCTCCGCCAAGCTCGCCGGCCGCCAGGTCGCCGGCAAGACCGGTACGACCGACGGCAACAAGTCCGCCTGGTTCGTCGGCTACACGCCGCAGCTGTCGACGGCGGTCAGCATGTACCGGCTCGACGACGACGAGACCAACAAGAAGCGCAAGTTCCTGGAGATGTTCGGCACGGGTGGCGAGGAGAAGATCCACGGCGCCTCGTTCCCCGCGCAGATCTGGCAGGACTACATGGAGCAGGCGCTCAAGGGCAAGCCCGTCGTGAACTTCCCCGTGCCCGGCCCCATCGGCAAGGTCGTCGGCGAGACTCCGCCTCCGCCGCCGACCCCGACGAAGACCGAGGAGCCGGAGGAGACCAAGTCTCCGACGCCCACGGAGACCGAGCCCACGAAGCCGCCGTCGGAGTCGCCCGATCCCGAGGAGTCCTGTGACCCGTTCGACTGGGACTGCAAGCACAACGGCGGTCAGGAGAACGGCGGAGCCGACGGCGGTGTCGACGGCGGGCCCGGCGGGGAGTCTCCGCCGCCGACGGAGGACCCGGTCGGCGGTGGTGGCCCCAACGGCAGCAATGGCAATGGCAACGGAGGGGGCGGCATCTTCGGCGGACCTTCGGACTGA